In Streptomyces qaidamensis, one DNA window encodes the following:
- a CDS encoding GntR family transcriptional regulator yields the protein MPASTGNGAVTRSTLRQQIADALRDEVLAGRLQPGQAFTVKEIAEQYGVSATPVREALVDLSAQGLLEADQHRGFRVREYSVDDFRGMIEARGLVIEGMFLALNEGRPHAVRPDDPRAAAVVAGVRRRGEEAQRAAAAGDLTVLIGYDLRFWRELGACFGNPYLADFLHRLRVQTWVCAVQHLRRLTDLRGELWAGHTQLVEALIDRDNESARALIAAYNAHSLTLIERLASG from the coding sequence ATGCCCGCCAGCACCGGCAACGGCGCCGTGACGCGCAGCACCCTGCGGCAGCAGATCGCCGACGCGCTCCGTGACGAGGTGCTGGCCGGGCGGCTCCAGCCGGGTCAGGCGTTCACGGTCAAGGAGATCGCCGAGCAGTACGGGGTGTCCGCGACGCCGGTGCGCGAGGCGCTCGTCGACCTGTCCGCGCAGGGGCTCCTCGAAGCCGACCAGCACCGCGGCTTCCGGGTCCGCGAGTACTCGGTCGACGACTTCCGCGGCATGATCGAGGCCCGCGGGCTGGTCATCGAGGGCATGTTCCTCGCGCTGAACGAGGGGCGGCCCCATGCGGTGCGGCCCGATGATCCCCGGGCCGCCGCCGTCGTCGCCGGGGTCCGCAGGCGCGGCGAGGAGGCGCAGCGGGCCGCCGCGGCCGGTGACCTCACCGTCCTCATCGGCTACGACCTGCGCTTCTGGCGCGAGCTCGGCGCCTGCTTCGGCAACCCCTACCTCGCCGACTTCCTGCACCGGCTGCGCGTCCAGACCTGGGTCTGCGCGGTGCAGCACCTGCGCCGGCTCACCGACCTGCGCGGCGAGCTGTGGGCCGGTCACACGCAGCTGGTGGAGGCCCTGATCGACCGCGACAACGAGTCCGCCCGGGCGCTCATCGCCGCGTACAACGCGCACTCGCTCACCCTGATCGAGCGGCTCGCCTCCGGATGA
- a CDS encoding serine/threonine-protein kinase has protein sequence MENLGSGDPQQIGAYRLLARLGAGGMGHVYLACSERGRTVAVKLVREELAAQEEFRERFRQEVQAARRVGGYWTAPVLDADTEAAVPWVATGYVAGPSLQQVVGHDHGALPERTVRILAAGLAHALKDVHAAGIVHRDLKPSNVLVTIDGPRVIDFGIARALETVTDGGLTRTGALVGSPGFMAPEQVRGDRITPACDVFCLGSVLAYAATGALPFGTANSGVHALMFRIAQEEPDLDGVPEGIADLVRDCLRKDPAARPSLDRVLERTGADDTVADGRALDPWLPSALVAQLGRHAVRLLETEDPQGAGSAEGADPPGPPAGQRDSAPGENPGPGPGPTPEHASAADESSPRPALPPAPAAAPAATPGPPPPGLPGEGGPVNHLPTMVAGQSPPPAPRQLPAAGAAPHPQMQTPPPPYPPYGHPQQHPQPHPAYGGLGSTPPYGPPPYGTTPPYGPPQPQRGRDGRSTALLIVIALVVALAAGGSVYALMQGGDDDRADDRPGPTQSTGTSPTAPGPSPTTSQQDTAPSPADGTIATGYLGTWTTTIDNADGEHSRSLTLQQGEPGDTVLSLVADGPTKGGGTYHCVFEGRLTAEPGTDGALSIGPSTVKVGQPRTACTPGAATEVTLLPDGTLERVNTSSGERLTYTRQ, from the coding sequence ATGGAGAACCTGGGGTCCGGGGATCCGCAGCAGATCGGTGCGTACCGGCTGCTGGCGCGGCTCGGTGCGGGGGGCATGGGGCACGTCTATCTGGCCTGCTCCGAGCGGGGCCGCACGGTCGCCGTGAAGCTGGTCCGTGAGGAACTCGCCGCGCAGGAGGAGTTCCGGGAGCGGTTCCGGCAGGAGGTGCAGGCCGCGCGGCGGGTCGGGGGGTACTGGACGGCGCCGGTTCTGGACGCCGACACCGAGGCCGCCGTGCCGTGGGTCGCGACCGGGTACGTCGCCGGGCCGAGCCTGCAGCAGGTCGTCGGGCACGACCACGGCGCCCTGCCCGAGCGGACGGTCCGCATCCTCGCGGCCGGGCTCGCGCACGCGCTCAAGGACGTCCATGCCGCCGGCATCGTCCACCGCGACCTCAAGCCGTCCAACGTGCTCGTCACCATCGACGGCCCGCGCGTCATCGACTTCGGTATCGCCCGCGCCCTGGAAACCGTGACGGACGGCGGGCTCACCCGTACCGGCGCGCTCGTCGGATCGCCCGGCTTCATGGCGCCCGAGCAGGTGCGGGGCGACCGCATCACCCCGGCGTGCGACGTCTTCTGCCTCGGCTCGGTCCTCGCCTACGCCGCGACCGGCGCCCTGCCCTTCGGCACCGCCAACAGTGGCGTGCACGCCCTGATGTTCCGCATCGCCCAGGAGGAACCGGACCTGGACGGCGTCCCCGAGGGCATCGCCGACCTCGTCCGGGACTGCCTGCGCAAGGACCCCGCCGCCCGGCCCTCCCTCGACCGCGTCCTCGAACGCACGGGCGCGGACGACACCGTCGCGGACGGCCGCGCCCTCGATCCGTGGCTGCCGAGCGCGCTGGTCGCGCAACTGGGGCGGCACGCGGTGCGGCTGCTGGAGACGGAGGATCCGCAGGGAGCCGGCTCCGCCGAGGGAGCTGACCCTCCCGGGCCGCCCGCCGGTCAGCGCGATTCCGCCCCCGGCGAGAACCCCGGCCCCGGCCCCGGCCCCACCCCCGAACACGCGTCCGCCGCCGACGAGTCGTCACCGCGCCCCGCGCTGCCCCCGGCCCCCGCGGCGGCTCCCGCCGCGACCCCCGGCCCGCCCCCGCCTGGCCTGCCCGGCGAGGGCGGGCCGGTCAACCACCTGCCCACCATGGTGGCGGGTCAGAGCCCGCCCCCGGCGCCGCGGCAACTCCCGGCCGCCGGTGCCGCGCCCCACCCGCAGATGCAGACACCCCCCCCCCCCTACCCCCCGTACGGCCACCCCCAGCAGCACCCCCAGCCCCACCCCGCCTACGGCGGCCTCGGCTCCACCCCGCCCTACGGCCCGCCGCCCTACGGCACGACCCCGCCGTACGGCCCTCCGCAGCCGCAGCGGGGAAGAGACGGCCGTTCCACCGCGCTGCTCATCGTGATCGCCCTGGTCGTCGCGCTCGCCGCGGGCGGGTCGGTGTACGCGCTGATGCAGGGCGGCGACGACGACCGGGCCGACGACCGCCCCGGCCCCACACAGAGCACGGGCACCTCCCCGACCGCTCCCGGCCCGTCCCCGACGACCTCGCAGCAGGACACCGCCCCCTCCCCGGCGGACGGCACGATTGCGACCGGGTACCTCGGCACCTGGACCACGACCATCGACAACGCCGACGGCGAGCACAGCCGTTCGCTCACCCTCCAGCAGGGCGAACCGGGCGACACGGTCCTGTCCCTCGTGGCCGACGGCCCGACCAAGGGCGGCGGCACCTACCACTGCGTGTTCGAGGGCCGGTTGACCGCGGAACCCGGCACCGACGGCGCGCTGAGCATCGGCCCGTCCACCGTGAAGGTCGGACAGCCCCGCACCGCCTGCACCCCGGGCGCGGCCACCGAGGTGACCCTTCTGCCGGACGGCACGCTGGAGCGTGTGAACACGAGCAGCGGGGAGCGACTGACGTACACGAGGCAGTGA
- a CDS encoding ABC transporter ATP-binding protein, translating into MTKAITVSGLHKSFGRTHALDGLDLEVATGEVHGFLGPNGAGKSTTIRVLLGLLRADSGAAQVLGRDPWADAVEVHRRIAYVPGDVTLWRNLSGGEVIDLYGRLRGGLDAMRRAELIERFELDPTKKGRTYSKGNRQKVALVAAFASDVDLLILDEPTSGLDPLMEGVFRRCVEEERDRGRTVLLSSHILSEVEELCDRVSIIRGGRTVESGSLADLRHLTRTSVVAELAGPPNGLSALPGVHDLDVRGRRVRLQVDTDRLDGVLRSLSESGVRSLTSTPPTLEELFLRHYQDEAAGR; encoded by the coding sequence ATGACGAAGGCCATCACCGTCTCCGGACTGCACAAGTCCTTCGGGCGGACGCATGCTCTCGACGGGCTCGACCTGGAGGTCGCCACCGGTGAGGTCCACGGCTTCCTCGGCCCCAACGGCGCCGGGAAGTCCACCACCATCCGGGTCCTGCTCGGTCTGCTGCGCGCCGACTCGGGCGCCGCGCAGGTGCTCGGCCGCGACCCCTGGGCGGACGCGGTGGAGGTGCACCGCCGCATCGCCTACGTCCCCGGGGACGTGACGCTGTGGCGCAACCTCTCCGGCGGCGAGGTCATCGACCTCTACGGCCGGCTGCGCGGAGGGCTCGACGCGATGCGCCGCGCGGAGCTGATCGAGCGCTTCGAACTCGACCCGACCAAGAAGGGCCGCACCTACTCCAAGGGCAACCGCCAGAAGGTCGCCCTCGTCGCCGCGTTCGCCTCGGACGTCGACCTGCTGATCCTGGACGAACCGACCTCGGGCCTGGACCCGCTGATGGAGGGGGTCTTCCGGCGCTGCGTCGAGGAGGAGCGTGACCGGGGCCGCACGGTCCTGCTCTCCTCCCACATCCTCAGCGAGGTCGAGGAGCTGTGCGACCGGGTGAGCATCATCCGGGGCGGCCGCACGGTCGAGAGCGGTTCGCTCGCCGACCTGCGCCATCTGACCCGCACCAGCGTCGTCGCCGAACTCGCCGGGCCGCCCAACGGGTTGTCGGCGCTGCCCGGCGTGCACGACCTCGACGTACGGGGGCGCCGCGTCCGGCTCCAGGTCGACACCGACCGGCTGGACGGCGTCCTGCGGTCGCTGAGCGAGTCGGGCGTGCGGTCGCTGACGTCGACACCGCCCACGCTGGAGGAACTCTTCCTGCGGCACTACCAGGACGAGGCGGCGGGCCGATGA
- a CDS encoding diacylglycerol kinase family protein, translating to MAEVATSATSEQLLVVVDPVARRSDGESVRIAKDVLGAGAGVKLCLPDGPEEFARALARRGSRRPVVVGDDRALIRAVALLHRHRELAGCALSVVPVGGALSLARSLGVPTGTVAAARAVLDGVERRMDLMVDDSDGVVLGALRIPPLRPSPEAAPDPDDLTGRPWLRTCQYLVRTLVPAGRPSRPAAGPGPGPSRLRVEVDGETLVDLNQPVEAVSVSPAASGVASVEVRPVSVGAEASPLLAEGRTVTVSGAHFRYRADTVVSGPVRTRTWVVREGAWGLTVPAGQ from the coding sequence ATGGCCGAGGTGGCGACTTCCGCGACGTCCGAGCAGCTGTTGGTGGTGGTCGACCCGGTCGCCCGCAGGTCGGACGGCGAGTCCGTCAGGATCGCGAAAGACGTGCTCGGAGCGGGTGCCGGCGTCAAGCTGTGCCTGCCGGACGGGCCGGAGGAGTTCGCCCGGGCGCTGGCCCGGCGGGGCTCGCGGCGGCCGGTGGTGGTGGGCGACGACCGGGCGCTGATCCGGGCGGTGGCGCTGCTGCACCGACACCGTGAGCTGGCCGGATGCGCGCTGTCGGTGGTCCCGGTCGGGGGTGCGCTGTCCCTGGCCCGGTCGCTGGGGGTGCCGACAGGGACGGTGGCGGCGGCGCGGGCGGTGCTCGACGGGGTCGAGCGGCGCATGGACCTGATGGTGGACGACAGCGACGGGGTGGTGCTCGGCGCGCTGCGGATACCGCCGCTGCGGCCCTCGCCGGAGGCCGCGCCCGACCCGGACGACCTGACGGGCCGCCCGTGGCTGCGGACGTGCCAGTACCTGGTCCGGACGCTGGTTCCGGCCGGCCGGCCCTCCCGGCCGGCCGCCGGGCCCGGGCCGGGGCCGTCCCGGCTGCGGGTCGAGGTGGACGGGGAGACCCTCGTCGACCTCAACCAGCCGGTGGAGGCGGTGTCGGTGTCACCGGCCGCGTCGGGCGTCGCGTCGGTGGAGGTCAGACCCGTGTCGGTGGGAGCGGAGGCCTCACCGCTGCTGGCGGAGGGCCGGACGGTGACGGTGTCCGGGGCGCACTTCCGCTACCGCGCGGACACGGTGGTGTCGGGGCCGGTGCGGACCCGGACGTGGGTGGTGCGGGAGGGGGCTTGGGGGCTGACGGTGCCGGCGGGGCAGTGA
- a CDS encoding DJ-1/PfpI family protein translates to MNATTGRPGKPVHLAVYDTLADWETGHATAQLARAGREIRTVGPATAPVRSVGGLRILPDLALDALRPEDSALLILPGADLWDTSGDLAPFARTARTFLDAGVPVAAICGATAGLAREGLLDDRDHTSAVSFYLAATGYAGGGRYVEADAVTDGALVTAGPTEPVAFAREILRLLGVYEGEVLDAWYRLFHDSDAAAYAVLEKAGAL, encoded by the coding sequence ATGAACGCCACCACCGGCCGCCCCGGCAAGCCCGTCCATCTCGCCGTCTACGACACCCTCGCCGACTGGGAGACCGGCCACGCCACCGCCCAGCTCGCCCGCGCGGGCCGGGAGATCCGGACCGTCGGCCCCGCCACCGCCCCGGTGCGGAGCGTCGGCGGCCTGCGCATCCTGCCCGACCTGGCCCTGGACGCCCTGCGGCCCGAGGACAGCGCGCTGCTGATCCTCCCGGGCGCCGACCTCTGGGACACATCCGGCGACCTGGCCCCCTTCGCCCGCACGGCCCGGACGTTCCTGGACGCGGGCGTCCCGGTCGCCGCGATCTGCGGAGCCACCGCCGGACTCGCCCGGGAGGGCCTGCTCGACGACCGCGACCACACCAGCGCGGTCTCCTTCTACCTGGCCGCGACCGGCTACGCGGGCGGCGGACGCTACGTCGAGGCCGACGCCGTCACCGACGGCGCCCTGGTCACCGCCGGCCCGACCGAGCCCGTCGCCTTCGCCCGCGAGATCCTCCGGCTGCTCGGGGTCTACGAGGGGGAGGTGCTGGACGCCTGGTACCGGCTGTTCCACGACTCCGACGCGGCGGCGTACGCGGTGCTGGAGAAGGCCGGCGCGCTGTGA
- a CDS encoding adenylosuccinate synthase, with protein MPALVLLGAQWGDEGKGKATDLLGGSVDYVVRYQGGNNAGHTVVVGDQKYALHLLPSGILSPGCTPVIGNGVVVDPSVLLSELSGLNERGVDTSKLLLSGNAHIITPYNVTVDKVTERFLGKRKIGTTGRGIGPTYADKINRVGIRVQDLYDESILTQKVEAALDAKNQILTKLYNRRAIAVDQVVEELLAYADKLAPYVADTVLVLNQALEEDKVVLFEGGQGTLLDIDHGTYPFVTSSNPTAGGACTGAGVGPTKISRVIGILKAYTTRVGAGPFPTELFDEDGEALRRIGGERGVTTGRDRRCGWFDAVIARYATRVNGLTDFFLTKLDVLTGWEQIPVCVAYEIDGKRVEELPYSQTDFHHAKPVYEMLPGWNEDISKAKTFGDLPKNAQAYVKALEEMSGAPISAIGVGPGRDETIEINSFI; from the coding sequence GTGCCCGCACTTGTGCTGCTCGGTGCTCAGTGGGGTGACGAAGGCAAGGGAAAGGCCACCGACCTTCTCGGTGGCTCCGTGGACTATGTAGTGCGCTACCAGGGCGGCAACAACGCCGGCCACACGGTGGTCGTCGGTGACCAGAAGTACGCACTGCACCTCCTCCCTTCCGGAATCCTGTCTCCCGGCTGTACGCCGGTCATCGGTAACGGTGTCGTCGTCGACCCGTCGGTCCTGCTCTCCGAGCTGAGCGGTCTGAACGAGCGTGGCGTCGACACGTCCAAGCTCCTCCTCAGCGGAAACGCGCACATCATCACCCCGTACAACGTGACGGTGGACAAGGTGACCGAGCGCTTCCTCGGCAAGCGGAAGATCGGCACGACCGGCCGCGGTATCGGCCCGACCTACGCCGACAAGATCAACCGCGTCGGGATCCGCGTGCAGGACCTGTACGACGAGTCGATCCTCACGCAGAAGGTCGAGGCGGCCCTCGACGCCAAGAACCAGATCCTCACCAAGCTCTACAACCGGCGCGCGATCGCCGTGGACCAGGTGGTCGAGGAGCTGCTGGCCTACGCCGACAAGCTCGCGCCGTACGTCGCCGACACCGTCCTGGTCCTCAACCAGGCGCTGGAGGAGGACAAGGTCGTCCTGTTCGAGGGCGGCCAGGGCACGCTGCTCGACATCGACCACGGCACGTACCCCTTCGTCACCTCGTCGAACCCGACCGCGGGCGGCGCCTGCACCGGTGCCGGCGTGGGCCCGACGAAGATCAGCCGGGTCATCGGCATCCTCAAGGCGTACACCACCCGCGTCGGCGCCGGCCCCTTCCCGACGGAGCTGTTCGACGAGGACGGCGAGGCGCTGCGGCGCATCGGCGGCGAGCGCGGTGTCACCACCGGCCGTGACCGCCGCTGCGGCTGGTTCGACGCGGTCATCGCCCGCTACGCGACCCGCGTGAACGGCCTGACCGACTTCTTCCTCACCAAGCTCGACGTCCTCACCGGCTGGGAGCAGATCCCGGTCTGTGTCGCCTACGAGATCGACGGCAAGCGCGTCGAGGAGCTGCCCTACTCGCAGACCGACTTCCACCACGCCAAGCCGGTCTACGAGATGCTCCCGGGGTGGAACGAGGACATCTCCAAGGCGAAGACCTTCGGTGACCTGCCGAAGAACGCCCAGGCGTACGTGAAGGCGCTGGAGGAGATGTCCGGCGCCCCGATCTCCGCGATCGGCGTGGGCCCGGGCCGGGACGAGACGATCGAGATCAACTCGTTCATCTGA
- a CDS encoding substrate-binding domain-containing protein has protein sequence MEWLSAENLVAVATALLGIIASGVMVWYERRVPRRKRVGYRVQMDNPIGDDVRSGRANRRLGLFDEAPGMSDATLVLLRIENDGSQGIDRDDYTGPETHGLTAVFAGRTVRGVSVTQPSDTDHLMDHFTAGRGFAYDGNTLRIPRVPLNRGDHFKLLVLLSGGDVGDEIRLVGGLRDGEVHPNRSATPDEKPPLFSRAARLITIALTASVVTLAAIVVAQDDTPPPIGCASGTLTLTGSTAFAPVLREVAEKYERDCGGDPVIDVDAHGSTAGIRELTAAGDRARRDSAGSPPVVALSDGPKPAGLPDLRENRVAVSVFALVVNDDVKLTNLSTEDVRRLYRGEIRNWRQLGGSDLPVRLVSRDANSGTRQVFQRRVLGRGEIANSSVDCVHKDDPTATVLRCELDSTEQVLATVAGLPGAVGYSELNLAARAKGLHALRLDGDPPSVDAIEHGTSAYPYREIEYAYTYGRPPADSLASSFLTYLARGNGQDVIRTHGHVPCWTPEGLTLCAS, from the coding sequence GTGGAGTGGTTGAGCGCGGAGAACCTCGTGGCCGTGGCCACGGCCCTCCTCGGCATCATCGCCTCGGGCGTGATGGTCTGGTACGAACGCCGGGTACCGCGCCGCAAACGCGTCGGCTACCGGGTGCAGATGGACAACCCCATCGGTGACGACGTGCGTTCGGGCCGCGCCAACCGCCGTCTCGGCCTGTTCGACGAGGCTCCCGGCATGTCCGACGCGACCCTGGTCCTGCTGCGCATCGAGAACGACGGCTCGCAGGGGATCGACCGCGACGACTACACCGGCCCCGAAACGCACGGTCTGACCGCGGTGTTCGCGGGCCGTACCGTCCGCGGTGTCTCGGTCACCCAGCCGTCGGACACCGACCACCTCATGGACCACTTCACGGCCGGCCGCGGCTTCGCCTACGACGGGAACACCCTGCGCATCCCGCGCGTGCCGCTCAACCGCGGCGACCATTTCAAGCTGCTCGTCCTCCTCTCCGGCGGTGACGTCGGGGACGAGATCCGGCTGGTCGGCGGACTGCGCGACGGCGAGGTTCACCCCAACCGCAGCGCCACTCCGGACGAGAAGCCGCCCTTGTTCAGCCGGGCCGCGCGGCTGATCACCATCGCGCTCACGGCGAGCGTGGTCACCCTGGCGGCGATCGTCGTCGCCCAGGACGACACTCCGCCCCCGATCGGCTGCGCGAGCGGCACCCTCACCCTCACCGGCTCCACGGCGTTCGCCCCCGTCCTGCGCGAGGTGGCCGAGAAGTACGAGCGGGACTGCGGCGGCGACCCCGTCATCGACGTGGACGCCCACGGTTCCACGGCCGGGATCCGCGAGCTCACGGCCGCCGGTGACCGGGCGAGACGGGACTCCGCGGGCTCCCCGCCGGTCGTGGCCCTCTCGGACGGCCCCAAGCCGGCCGGCCTGCCCGACCTGCGCGAGAACCGGGTGGCGGTGTCCGTCTTCGCGCTCGTGGTCAACGACGACGTGAAGCTGACGAACCTGTCCACCGAGGACGTCCGGCGCCTGTACCGGGGCGAGATCCGCAACTGGCGGCAGCTCGGCGGCTCCGACCTGCCGGTGCGTCTCGTCAGCCGGGACGCCAACTCCGGGACGAGACAGGTCTTCCAGCGCCGGGTGCTGGGCCGGGGCGAGATCGCCAACTCCTCCGTCGACTGCGTCCACAAGGACGACCCCACGGCGACCGTCCTGCGCTGCGAACTCGACTCGACCGAGCAGGTCCTGGCGACCGTCGCCGGCCTCCCCGGCGCCGTCGGCTACAGCGAACTGAACCTCGCCGCCCGAGCCAAGGGCCTGCACGCGCTGCGCCTGGACGGCGACCCGCCGTCCGTCGACGCCATCGAGCACGGCACGAGCGCCTACCCCTACCGCGAGATCGAGTACGCCTACACCTACGGCCGCCCCCCGGCCGACTCCCTCGCCTCCAGCTTCCTCACGTACCTGGCCCGCGGCAACGGCCAGGACGTCATCCGCACCCACGGCCACGTGCCGTGCTGGACCCCGGAAGGGCTCACCCTGTGTGCGTCCTAG
- a CDS encoding aspartate aminotransferase family protein, whose amino-acid sequence MTPQPNPEAGAAVKAADRDHVFHSWSAQELIDPLAVAGAEGSYFWDYDGRRYLDFSSGLVYTNIGYQHPKVVAAIQEQAAKMTTFAPAFAVEARSEAARLIAERTPGDLDKIFFTNGGADAVEHAIRMARLHTGRPKVLSAYRSYHGGTQQAVNITGDPRRWASDSGTAGVVRFWAPYPYRSRFYAETEEQECARALEHLETTIAFEGPSTVAAIILETIPGTAGIMVPPPGYLAGVREICDKHGIVFVLDEVMAGFGRTGEWFAADLFDVTPDLLTFAKGVNSGYVPLGGVAISGAIAETFGKRPYPGGLTYSGHPLACAAAVATINVMAEEGVVENPARLGADVVGPELRALAERHRSVGEVRGTGMFWALELVRDRETREPLVPYNAAGEANAPMAAFAAAAKKGGLWPFVNMNRTHVVPPCNISEAELKEGLAALDAALSVADEYAG is encoded by the coding sequence ATGACCCCTCAGCCGAACCCCGAAGCCGGTGCCGCCGTCAAGGCCGCCGACCGTGACCACGTGTTCCACTCCTGGTCCGCTCAGGAGCTCATCGACCCGCTCGCCGTCGCCGGTGCCGAGGGGTCGTACTTCTGGGACTACGACGGCCGGCGCTACCTCGACTTCTCCAGCGGGCTCGTCTACACGAACATCGGCTACCAGCACCCCAAGGTCGTCGCCGCGATCCAGGAGCAGGCCGCGAAGATGACGACCTTCGCGCCCGCCTTCGCCGTCGAGGCCCGGTCGGAGGCGGCCCGGCTGATCGCCGAGCGGACCCCGGGCGACCTGGACAAGATCTTCTTCACCAACGGCGGAGCCGACGCCGTCGAGCACGCCATCCGGATGGCCCGTCTGCACACGGGCCGCCCGAAGGTGCTCTCGGCGTACCGCTCGTACCACGGCGGCACCCAGCAGGCCGTGAACATCACCGGCGACCCGCGCCGCTGGGCCTCCGACAGCGGCACGGCCGGGGTCGTGCGCTTCTGGGCGCCCTACCCCTACCGCTCCCGCTTCTACGCCGAGACCGAGGAGCAGGAGTGCGCGCGGGCGCTGGAGCACCTGGAGACGACGATCGCCTTCGAGGGGCCCTCGACCGTCGCGGCGATCATCCTGGAGACGATCCCGGGCACGGCCGGGATCATGGTCCCGCCGCCCGGCTACCTCGCCGGTGTGCGGGAGATCTGCGACAAGCACGGGATCGTCTTCGTCCTGGACGAGGTCATGGCCGGGTTCGGGCGGACCGGTGAGTGGTTCGCCGCGGACCTGTTCGACGTCACGCCCGACCTGCTGACCTTCGCGAAGGGCGTGAACAGCGGGTACGTGCCGCTGGGCGGGGTCGCGATCTCCGGTGCCATCGCCGAGACGTTCGGGAAGCGCCCCTACCCCGGCGGTCTGACGTACTCCGGGCACCCGCTGGCCTGCGCGGCCGCCGTCGCGACGATCAACGTCATGGCGGAGGAGGGCGTCGTCGAGAACCCGGCCCGGCTGGGCGCCGACGTCGTCGGGCCGGAGCTGCGGGCGCTCGCCGAGCGGCACAGAAGCGTCGGCGAGGTGCGCGGCACCGGCATGTTCTGGGCGCTGGAGCTGGTCCGCGACCGTGAGACGCGGGAGCCGCTGGTGCCGTACAACGCGGCCGGTGAGGCCAACGCCCCCATGGCCGCCTTCGCCGCCGCCGCGAAGAAGGGCGGGCTGTGGCCCTTCGTGAACATGAACCGGACACATGTCGTGCCGCCCTGCAACATCAGCGAGGCGGAGCTCAAGGAAGGGCTCGCCGCGCTGGACGCGGCGCTGTCGGTGGCGGACGAGTACGCCGGGTAA
- a CDS encoding GbsR/MarR family transcriptional regulator, with product MTESAGTSRDAEAVSRFVESFAAQLVEAGMARMPARVFAALLSSDEGSMTSTELGEQLRISPAAVSGAVRYLAQTHMVSREREPGSRRERYRVHGNQWYEALTNREAVIKRWEGALREGVASLGAGTPAGRRMAETLAFFEFIETEIVEMMERWRVHREKTFGPQ from the coding sequence ATGACGGAATCAGCCGGAACGAGCCGGGACGCGGAGGCCGTGTCGAGGTTCGTGGAGTCCTTCGCCGCGCAGCTCGTCGAGGCGGGGATGGCGCGGATGCCCGCCCGCGTCTTCGCCGCGCTGCTCTCCTCCGACGAGGGCTCGATGACCTCCACCGAGCTGGGGGAGCAACTGCGGATCAGCCCCGCGGCGGTGTCCGGGGCGGTGCGCTACCTGGCCCAGACGCACATGGTCTCGCGCGAGAGGGAGCCGGGATCGCGCCGGGAACGCTACCGGGTGCACGGCAACCAGTGGTACGAGGCGCTGACCAACCGCGAGGCCGTCATCAAGCGCTGGGAAGGCGCCCTGCGCGAGGGCGTCGCCAGCCTCGGCGCCGGCACCCCGGCCGGCCGCCGCATGGCCGAGACACTCGCCTTCTTCGAGTTCATCGAGACCGAGATCGTGGAGATGATGGAGCGCTGGCGCGTGCACCGGGAGAAGACGTTCGGACCGCAATGA
- a CDS encoding MarR family winged helix-turn-helix transcriptional regulator, which yields MSRERQDLLSRSALGVFRLNGQFLAVAEELARPAGLTAAWWQVLGAVLGEPLPVSGIARAMGITRQSVQRIADLLVERGLAEYRPNPAHRRAKLLAPTAQGRAAIARIDPGHAAFADRLAEEFGETELAEAARVLERLSKVLEQAGPPVTEP from the coding sequence GTGAGCCGCGAGCGTCAGGACCTCCTCAGCCGCAGCGCCCTCGGGGTGTTCCGGCTCAACGGCCAGTTCCTCGCCGTCGCGGAGGAACTGGCCCGGCCCGCCGGGCTCACCGCCGCCTGGTGGCAGGTGCTCGGCGCGGTCCTCGGGGAGCCGCTGCCCGTCTCCGGCATCGCCCGCGCCATGGGCATCACCCGGCAGAGCGTGCAGCGCATCGCCGACCTGCTGGTGGAGCGGGGACTCGCGGAGTACCGGCCGAACCCGGCGCACCGCCGCGCCAAGCTCCTCGCGCCGACCGCGCAGGGGCGGGCGGCGATCGCCCGGATCGACCCCGGGCACGCGGCGTTCGCGGACCGGCTGGCGGAGGAGTTCGGGGAGACGGAGCTGGCGGAGGCGGCCCGCGTCCTCGAACGGCTGTCGAAGGTGCTCGAACAGGCTGGTCCGCCTGTTACCGAACCGTAG